The sequence below is a genomic window from Desulfuribacillus stibiiarsenatis.
TTTCATATCTCATATCAATGAGTTGAAAGAAGAGTTTGGCATCTTCTTTATCGATTGGTAAATAGCCAATTTCATCAATAATTAAAAGCTTGTATTTTGTATAGTGTTTTAAGCGACTTTCTAAGCGGTTCTCTAATTTTGCCCGCTTTAAATGTAAGAGCAAATCATTGCATTTAATGAAATAGGTGCTCGTTCGCTTTTTTGCTGCTGCAATTCCAATTGAGGTA
It includes:
- a CDS encoding ATP-binding protein, yielding TSIGIAAAKKRTSTYFIKCNDLLLHLKRAKLENRLESRLKHYTKYKLLIIDEIGYLPIDKEDAKLFFQLIDMRYEKKSTILTTNVGFKSWDEVFQDPKIANAILDRVLHHATVVNIIGDSYRIKDHLERDN